The proteins below are encoded in one region of Lactuca sativa cultivar Salinas chromosome 3, Lsat_Salinas_v11, whole genome shotgun sequence:
- the LOC111907579 gene encoding probable leucine-rich repeat receptor-like protein kinase At1g35710 isoform X2: MSSSNLSLFSLALLITALFLKPNITYGSLEEANALLKWKASLEIPNNSLLSSWLPLPMNSNASLPCNSWFGVVCNADWRIHRLNLSSSGIKEIGLLSKLVHLDFSENKFSGVIPHEIGNLHQLTILYLYSNNISGSIPSSLGNVKSLSELSMSYNKLSGSIPLSLANLSNLQLLYLGVNNFSGPIPTELGNLKSLTDLEVSDNQFNGSIPSSLGDLTSLNVLYLYHNQLSGPIPIELGNLKSLTDLAISHNQLSGSIPSSLGNLTSLNLLYLHHNQLSGLIPIELGNLKSLTTLGLSDNQLSGSIPSSMGDLTSLNVLYLHHNQLSGPIPIELGNLKSLIDLQASYNQLSSSIPSSLGNLTSLKVLYLHYNKLSGHIPIELGNLKSLTNLAVSENQLSGSIPSSLGNLSNVQWLTLLDNKLSGLIPSELGNLKSLTHLGVSNNQLSGSIPSSFGDLTSLNGLYMHYNQLAGPIPSELGKLKSLNEFKVNNNQISGSIPPDLGNSTQLQRLDLSSNHLVGEIPKEFGKMRSMLDFSLADNQLSGVIPLELGFCELLEVLDLSKNRLNGSIPTSIGQWSHIHYLNLSNNKLSEKIPPEIGKLVHLTELDLSQNLLTEEIPSEVRTLQNLQKLDLSHNMLSGSIPNAFTNLPRGIDIDLSYNELKGSVPPSPNFVNTSVQGNPGLCGYVTGLKLCASQIPKKKNQPFHHTLILVIILPLIGVVLLGLFMYGLVAYRQQKNKPPQKPLEEENVDYFSITSFDGRVVYDEILKATNDFNEAYCIGTGGYGIVYKAELQPNNVVAVKKLHSSYENVDRNGFLNEVRALTNIRHRNIVKLYGYCSHARHSFLIYEYLEKGSLGSILRSDVLAKDLSWLKRVSIVKAVANGLAYMHHDCSPPIIHRDISIANILLDSDYEAHISDFGTSKLLKLDSSNWTEIAGTYGYIAPELAYTMVGNEKCDVYSFGVVALEVIMGKHPGELITSLPILSADYPVPANVGDSRIPPPSSQVEKQIKLVLSLSRACLSSNPHERPTMRQVSNLLMKDLL; encoded by the exons ATGTCGTCTTCAAACTTGTCACTCTTCTCTCTAGCACTACTAATCACTGCTCTCTTCCTCAAACCAAATATTACTTATGGTTCTTTGGAGGAAGCCAATGCTCTTCTCAAATGGAAAGCAAGCCTTGAAATCCCAAACAACTCCTTGCTCTCTTCATGGCTTCCCCTCCCTATGAATTCCAATGCATCTCTTCCATGCAATTCTTGGTTTGGAGTAGTTTGCAATGCTGATTGGAGGATTCACAGGCTGAACCTTAGTTCATCTGGCATAAAAG AAATCGGACTCCTGTCCAAACTTGTCCATCTTGATTTTTCAGAGAACAAATTTTCTGGAGTAATCCCACATGAAATAGGAAACCTGCACCAACTAACCATCTTGTACCTATACTCAAACAATATATCTGGCTCGATTCCTTCATCGTTGGGTAATGTGAAGTCTCTCAGTGAACTTTCCATGAGTTACAATAAACTTAGTGGTTCTATTCCTTTATCTCTAGCAAACCTGAGTAACCTACAGCTTCTATACTTAGGTGTCAATAATTTTTCTGGTCCCATTCCTACAGAACTTGGGAATTTGAAGTCTCTCACTGATCTTGAGGTGAGCGACAATCAATTTAATGGTTCCATTCCTTCATCATTGGGTGATTTGACATCTTTGAATGTCCTTTATTTGTACCACAATCAACTCTCTGGTCCCATTCCTATTGAACTTGGGAATTTGAAGTCTCTCACCGATCTTGCTATAAGCCACAATCAACTTAGTGGTTCTATTCCTTCATCATTGGGTAATTTGACATCTTTGAATCTCCTTTATTTGCACCACAATCAACTCTCTGGTCTCATTCCTATCGAACTTGGGAATTTGAAGTCTCTCACTACTCTTGGTCTGAGTGACAACCAACTTAGTGGTTCTATTCCTTCTTCAATGGGTGATTTGACATCTTTGAATGTCCTTTATTTGCACCACAATCAACTCTCTGGTCCCATTCCTATTGAACTTGGGAATTTGAAGTCTCTCATTGATCTTCAGGCGAGCTACAATCAACTTAGTAGTTCCATTCCTTCATCGTTGGGTAATTTGACATCTTTGAAAGTCCTTTATTTGCACTACAATAAACTCTCTGGTCACATTCCTATTGAACTTGGGAATTTGAAGTCTCTCACAAATCTTGCTGTGAGTGAGAATCAACTTAGCGGTTCCATTCCTTCATCACTAGGAAACCTCAGCAACGTACAGTGGCTGACTCTCCTAGATAATAAATTATCTGGTCTCATTCCCAGTGAACTTGGGAATTTGAAGTCTCTTACTCATCTTGGGGTGAGCAACAATCAACTTAGTGGCTCTATTCCTTCATCATTTGGCGATTTGACATCTTTAAATGGCCTTTATATGCATTACAATCAGCTTGCTGGTCCCATTCCTAGTGAACTTGGGAAGTTGAAGTCTCTCAATGAATTTAAGGTGAACAACAATCAAATTAGTGGTTCCATTCCTCCGGATCTTGGAAATTCAACTCAACTACAAAGACTTGATCTGTCTTCGAATCATTTGGTTGGTGAGATCCCAAAGGAGTTTGGGAAAATGAGAAGCATGTTGGATTTTTCCTTGGCTGATAACCAACTTTCAGGAGTAATACCTCTAGAGCTTGGATTTTGTGAACTCCTTGAAGTACTCGATCTATCCAAAAATAGATTGAATGGGTCGATTCCAACAAGTATTGGTCAATGGTCACACATCCACTACTTGAATCTTAGTAATAACAAGCTCAGTGAAAAAATTCCACCCGAGATTGGTAAATTAGTTCATCTTACGGAACTTGATTTATCTCAAAATTTGCTCACAGAAGAGATACCATCTGAAGTTCGAACTTTGCAAAATTTGCAGAAATTAGATCTTTCCCACAATATGCTATCTGGTTCTATTCCTAATGCCTTTACAAATTTGCCTCGCGGAATTGATATTGACCTGTCTTACAATGAGCTCAAAGGTTCAGTTCCCCCAAGTCCCAACTTTGTGAATACGTCTGTACAAGGCAATCCAGGTTTGTGTGGATATGTTACAGGACTGAAACTTTGTGCTAGTCAAATTCCGAAGAAAAAAAACCAACCATTTCATCATACGCTCATCCTTGTGATTATACTCCCCCTTATAGGAGTAGTTTTACTTGGTTTATTCATGTATGGCCTCGTTGCTTATCGACAACAAAAGAATAAACCTCCACAGAAACCATTGGAAGAAGAAAATGTTGATTATTTCTCCATTACAAGTTTTGATGGAAGAGTAGTGTATGATGAAATCTTGAAGGCAACAAATGATTTCAATGAAGCATATTGTATTGGGACCGGAGGATATGGTATTGTTTACAAAGCCGAGCTACAACCTAATAATGTGGTAGCTGTCAAGAAGCTTCACTCATCTTATGAGAATGTTGATCGTAATGGATTTCTTAATGAGGTACGTGCATTAACGAACATAAGGCATCGAAACATAGTGAAACTCTATGGATATTGCTCACATGCCCGCCACTCATTTTTGATTTATGAATACCTTGAAAAGGGAAGCCTTGGATCAATCTTAAGAAGCGATGTCTTAGCAAAAGATTTGAGTTGGTTGAAAAGAGTTAGTATTGTGAAGGCTGTTGCTAATGGGTTGGCTTATATGCATCACGACTGCTCACCTCCTATAATTCATAGAGACATATCCATAGCCAACATCCTTCTTGATTCTGATTATGAGGCCCATATTTCTGATTTTGGCACGTCCAAGCTTTTAAAGCTTGACTCATCTAACTGGACCGAAATTGCAGGCACCTATGGTTATATCGCGCCAG AACTTGCTTATACCATGGTGGGAAATGAGAAATGCGATGTGTATAGCTTTGGAGTTGTTGCACTAGAAGTGATCATGGGAAAGCATCCTGGAGAACTGATAACATCTTTACCTATATTGTCTGCTGATTATCCGGTGCCAGCAAATGTGGGAGATAGTCGGATACCTCCTCCCTCATCACAAGTTGAGAAACAAATTAAGTTGGTTTTGAGCCTCTCAAGAGCATGTTTGAGCTCCAACCCACATGAAAGGCCAACAATGCGTCAAGTATCAAATCTGTTAATGAAGGATCTGCTTTGA
- the LOC111907579 gene encoding probable leucine-rich repeat receptor-like protein kinase At1g35710 isoform X1: MSSSNLSLFSLALLITALFLKPNITYGSLEEANALLKWKASLEIPNNSLLSSWLPLPMNSNASLPCNSWFGVVCNADWRIHRLNLSSSGIKGTLHQFSFSLLHDLTHFDLGLNNFFGPIPPEIGLLSKLVHLDFSENKFSGVIPHEIGNLHQLTILYLYSNNISGSIPSSLGNVKSLSELSMSYNKLSGSIPLSLANLSNLQLLYLGVNNFSGPIPTELGNLKSLTDLEVSDNQFNGSIPSSLGDLTSLNVLYLYHNQLSGPIPIELGNLKSLTDLAISHNQLSGSIPSSLGNLTSLNLLYLHHNQLSGLIPIELGNLKSLTTLGLSDNQLSGSIPSSMGDLTSLNVLYLHHNQLSGPIPIELGNLKSLIDLQASYNQLSSSIPSSLGNLTSLKVLYLHYNKLSGHIPIELGNLKSLTNLAVSENQLSGSIPSSLGNLSNVQWLTLLDNKLSGLIPSELGNLKSLTHLGVSNNQLSGSIPSSFGDLTSLNGLYMHYNQLAGPIPSELGKLKSLNEFKVNNNQISGSIPPDLGNSTQLQRLDLSSNHLVGEIPKEFGKMRSMLDFSLADNQLSGVIPLELGFCELLEVLDLSKNRLNGSIPTSIGQWSHIHYLNLSNNKLSEKIPPEIGKLVHLTELDLSQNLLTEEIPSEVRTLQNLQKLDLSHNMLSGSIPNAFTNLPRGIDIDLSYNELKGSVPPSPNFVNTSVQGNPGLCGYVTGLKLCASQIPKKKNQPFHHTLILVIILPLIGVVLLGLFMYGLVAYRQQKNKPPQKPLEEENVDYFSITSFDGRVVYDEILKATNDFNEAYCIGTGGYGIVYKAELQPNNVVAVKKLHSSYENVDRNGFLNEVRALTNIRHRNIVKLYGYCSHARHSFLIYEYLEKGSLGSILRSDVLAKDLSWLKRVSIVKAVANGLAYMHHDCSPPIIHRDISIANILLDSDYEAHISDFGTSKLLKLDSSNWTEIAGTYGYIAPELAYTMVGNEKCDVYSFGVVALEVIMGKHPGELITSLPILSADYPVPANVGDSRIPPPSSQVEKQIKLVLSLSRACLSSNPHERPTMRQVSNLLMKDLL, translated from the exons ATGTCGTCTTCAAACTTGTCACTCTTCTCTCTAGCACTACTAATCACTGCTCTCTTCCTCAAACCAAATATTACTTATGGTTCTTTGGAGGAAGCCAATGCTCTTCTCAAATGGAAAGCAAGCCTTGAAATCCCAAACAACTCCTTGCTCTCTTCATGGCTTCCCCTCCCTATGAATTCCAATGCATCTCTTCCATGCAATTCTTGGTTTGGAGTAGTTTGCAATGCTGATTGGAGGATTCACAGGCTGAACCTTAGTTCATCTGGCATAAAAGGTACACTCCATCAATTTTCATTCTCTTTGCTACACGATCTTACGCATTTTGATCTCGGTTTGAACAACTTCTTTGGCCCCATCCCACCAGAAATCGGACTCCTGTCCAAACTTGTCCATCTTGATTTTTCAGAGAACAAATTTTCTGGAGTAATCCCACATGAAATAGGAAACCTGCACCAACTAACCATCTTGTACCTATACTCAAACAATATATCTGGCTCGATTCCTTCATCGTTGGGTAATGTGAAGTCTCTCAGTGAACTTTCCATGAGTTACAATAAACTTAGTGGTTCTATTCCTTTATCTCTAGCAAACCTGAGTAACCTACAGCTTCTATACTTAGGTGTCAATAATTTTTCTGGTCCCATTCCTACAGAACTTGGGAATTTGAAGTCTCTCACTGATCTTGAGGTGAGCGACAATCAATTTAATGGTTCCATTCCTTCATCATTGGGTGATTTGACATCTTTGAATGTCCTTTATTTGTACCACAATCAACTCTCTGGTCCCATTCCTATTGAACTTGGGAATTTGAAGTCTCTCACCGATCTTGCTATAAGCCACAATCAACTTAGTGGTTCTATTCCTTCATCATTGGGTAATTTGACATCTTTGAATCTCCTTTATTTGCACCACAATCAACTCTCTGGTCTCATTCCTATCGAACTTGGGAATTTGAAGTCTCTCACTACTCTTGGTCTGAGTGACAACCAACTTAGTGGTTCTATTCCTTCTTCAATGGGTGATTTGACATCTTTGAATGTCCTTTATTTGCACCACAATCAACTCTCTGGTCCCATTCCTATTGAACTTGGGAATTTGAAGTCTCTCATTGATCTTCAGGCGAGCTACAATCAACTTAGTAGTTCCATTCCTTCATCGTTGGGTAATTTGACATCTTTGAAAGTCCTTTATTTGCACTACAATAAACTCTCTGGTCACATTCCTATTGAACTTGGGAATTTGAAGTCTCTCACAAATCTTGCTGTGAGTGAGAATCAACTTAGCGGTTCCATTCCTTCATCACTAGGAAACCTCAGCAACGTACAGTGGCTGACTCTCCTAGATAATAAATTATCTGGTCTCATTCCCAGTGAACTTGGGAATTTGAAGTCTCTTACTCATCTTGGGGTGAGCAACAATCAACTTAGTGGCTCTATTCCTTCATCATTTGGCGATTTGACATCTTTAAATGGCCTTTATATGCATTACAATCAGCTTGCTGGTCCCATTCCTAGTGAACTTGGGAAGTTGAAGTCTCTCAATGAATTTAAGGTGAACAACAATCAAATTAGTGGTTCCATTCCTCCGGATCTTGGAAATTCAACTCAACTACAAAGACTTGATCTGTCTTCGAATCATTTGGTTGGTGAGATCCCAAAGGAGTTTGGGAAAATGAGAAGCATGTTGGATTTTTCCTTGGCTGATAACCAACTTTCAGGAGTAATACCTCTAGAGCTTGGATTTTGTGAACTCCTTGAAGTACTCGATCTATCCAAAAATAGATTGAATGGGTCGATTCCAACAAGTATTGGTCAATGGTCACACATCCACTACTTGAATCTTAGTAATAACAAGCTCAGTGAAAAAATTCCACCCGAGATTGGTAAATTAGTTCATCTTACGGAACTTGATTTATCTCAAAATTTGCTCACAGAAGAGATACCATCTGAAGTTCGAACTTTGCAAAATTTGCAGAAATTAGATCTTTCCCACAATATGCTATCTGGTTCTATTCCTAATGCCTTTACAAATTTGCCTCGCGGAATTGATATTGACCTGTCTTACAATGAGCTCAAAGGTTCAGTTCCCCCAAGTCCCAACTTTGTGAATACGTCTGTACAAGGCAATCCAGGTTTGTGTGGATATGTTACAGGACTGAAACTTTGTGCTAGTCAAATTCCGAAGAAAAAAAACCAACCATTTCATCATACGCTCATCCTTGTGATTATACTCCCCCTTATAGGAGTAGTTTTACTTGGTTTATTCATGTATGGCCTCGTTGCTTATCGACAACAAAAGAATAAACCTCCACAGAAACCATTGGAAGAAGAAAATGTTGATTATTTCTCCATTACAAGTTTTGATGGAAGAGTAGTGTATGATGAAATCTTGAAGGCAACAAATGATTTCAATGAAGCATATTGTATTGGGACCGGAGGATATGGTATTGTTTACAAAGCCGAGCTACAACCTAATAATGTGGTAGCTGTCAAGAAGCTTCACTCATCTTATGAGAATGTTGATCGTAATGGATTTCTTAATGAGGTACGTGCATTAACGAACATAAGGCATCGAAACATAGTGAAACTCTATGGATATTGCTCACATGCCCGCCACTCATTTTTGATTTATGAATACCTTGAAAAGGGAAGCCTTGGATCAATCTTAAGAAGCGATGTCTTAGCAAAAGATTTGAGTTGGTTGAAAAGAGTTAGTATTGTGAAGGCTGTTGCTAATGGGTTGGCTTATATGCATCACGACTGCTCACCTCCTATAATTCATAGAGACATATCCATAGCCAACATCCTTCTTGATTCTGATTATGAGGCCCATATTTCTGATTTTGGCACGTCCAAGCTTTTAAAGCTTGACTCATCTAACTGGACCGAAATTGCAGGCACCTATGGTTATATCGCGCCAG AACTTGCTTATACCATGGTGGGAAATGAGAAATGCGATGTGTATAGCTTTGGAGTTGTTGCACTAGAAGTGATCATGGGAAAGCATCCTGGAGAACTGATAACATCTTTACCTATATTGTCTGCTGATTATCCGGTGCCAGCAAATGTGGGAGATAGTCGGATACCTCCTCCCTCATCACAAGTTGAGAAACAAATTAAGTTGGTTTTGAGCCTCTCAAGAGCATGTTTGAGCTCCAACCCACATGAAAGGCCAACAATGCGTCAAGTATCAAATCTGTTAATGAAGGATCTGCTTTGA